From Salmo salar chromosome ssa04, Ssal_v3.1, whole genome shotgun sequence, one genomic window encodes:
- the mark2a gene encoding serine/threonine-protein kinase MARK2 isoform X6, producing the protein MSTRTPLLTIEHSSNQSHSESKAGGHPNMPRCRNSVATTPDEQPHIGNYRLLKTIGKGNFAKVKLARHVLTGKEVAVKIIDKTQLNSSSLQKLFREVRIMKLLNHPNIVKLFEVIETEKTLYLIMEYASGGEVFDYLVAHGRMKEKEARAKFRQIVSAVQYCHQKCIVHRDLKAENLLLDADMNIKIADFGFSNEFTMGNKLDTFCGSPPYAAPELFQGKKYDGPEVDVWSLGVILYTLVSGSLPFDGQNLKELRERVLRGKYRIPFYMSTDCENLLKKFLILNPTKRGSLEQQIMKDRWMNVGHEEEELKPFIEPQPDYKDPKRTDIMLQMGYSAEEIQDSLVNQKYNEVMATYLLLDYRNSEMDECISLSMKPRPGSDLTNSNAQSPSHKVQRSTSSNQKPRRATDAGSSASKRSQGDNKHTAEDYGRKGSGTGSSTKVPPSPLATADRKRSTPTPSTNSILSTGTSRSRNSPVPERATLGVQNGMDSLTTPGSRASTASAAAVLSSSSRPRHHKSLSTSAHPTPPDIHAHRPSTAPLRVPVASPSAHNVSSSTATERSNFPRNVATRSTFSAGQQRATRDQHASTYNGPPASPSLSYGNSQARRAGGTGIFSKFTSKFVRRNLSFRFPRRSPYEGEGRDEANRPMLTTAEKLEKGTLGSAGDENKDSLSSTSTVPSTTTPGLTSKDNKPRSLRFTWSMKTTSSMEPNEMMKEIRKVLDSNSCEFELRERYMLLCVSGNPARDDFVEWEMEVCKLPRLSLNGVRFKRISGTSIAFKNIASKVANELKL; encoded by the exons GTGGCTGTGAAAATCATAGACAAAACACAGCTCAACTCTTCCAGTCTCCAAAAG CTGTTTCGTGAAGTGAGGATCATGAAGCTGCTCAATCACCCAAATATCG TTAAGTTATTTGAAGTTATTGAGACAGAGAAGACGCTGTACTTGATCATGGAGTATGCCAGTGGAG GTGAGGTGTTTGATTACCTTGTTGCTCACGGGAGAATGAAAGAGAAAGAGGCCAGAGCCAAATTTAGACAG ATAGTGTCAGCGGTACAGTACTGCCACCAGAAGTGCATCGTACACAGAGACCTGAAG GCAGAGAACCTACTCCTAGATGCTGACATGAACATCAAGATCGCAGACTTTGGTTTCAGCAATGAGTTCACCATGGGGAACAAGCTGGACACGTTCTGTGGCTCTCCTCCCTACGCCGCCCCGGAGCTGTTCCAGGGGAAGAAATATGACGGCCCCGAGGTGGACGTCTGGAGCCTGGGGGTCATCCTCTACACACTGGTCAGCGGATCTCTGCCTTTCGACGGACAGAACCTAAAG GAGCTGCGCGAACGGGTTCTGCGGGGGAAGTATAGGATTCCCTTCTACATGTCCACAGACTGCGAGAACCTGCTCAAGAAGTTCCTCATTCTCAACCCAACCAAGAGGGGCAGCCTGGAG CAGCAGATCATGAAAGACCGCTGGATGAACGTAGGccatgaggaggaggagctgaAGCCCTTCATCGAGCCCCAGCCAGACTACAAGGACCCCAAGAGGACAG ATATCATGTTGCAGATGGGCTACTCTGCGGAGGAGATCCAGGACTCGCTCGTCAACCAAAAATACAATGAAGTCATGGCCACATATCTATTACTGGATTACAGGAACTCTGAG atGGACGAATGCATCAGCCTATCAATGAAACCCCGCCCAGGAAGTGACCTCACAAACAGCAATGCCCAATCCCCTTCTCACAAGGTACAGCGCAGTACCTCATCTAATCAGAAGCCCCGGAGAGCAACAGATGCAG GTTCTTCAGCTTCTAAGCGTTCCCAGGGCGACAACAAGCACACAGCAGAGGATTATGGGAGGAAAGGTTCTGGCACTGGCAGCTCCACTAAAGTCCCTCCCAGTCCCTTAGCTACAGCAGATCGTAAGAGGAGCACCCCGACCCCCTCCACC AACAGCATCCTGTCCACTGGTACGAGTCGCAGTCGAAACTCACCAGTCCCTGAGAGAGCCACACTTGGGGTTCAGAACGGAATGGACAG CCTAACCACCCCAGGGTCCCGCGCCTCCACAGCCTCGGCAGCCGcagttctctcttcctcctcccgccCCCGACACCACAAGTCCCTGTCCACCTCTGCCCATCCCACCCCCCCAGACATCCACGCACACCGGCCCAG CACTGCCCCTCTGAGAGTACCAGTGGCGTCTCCCTCTGCCCACAACGTCAGCAGTTCCACGGCGACTGAGCGATCCAACTTCCCCAGAAATGTGGCCACCAGAAGCACTTTCAGTGCCGGGCAGCAGAGGGCGACGCGGGACCAGCATGCCTCCACCTACAATGGTCCCCCagcatccccctccctctcctatgggaacagccaggccCGAAGAGCTGGGGGCACTGGTATCTTCAGCAAGTTCACCTCTAAATTTGTGCGCAG AAATCTCTCATTCAGATTCCCCAGAAG GAGCCCGTATGAGGGAGAGGGTCGAGATGAGGCCAACAG ACCCATGTTGACCACTGCTGAGAAGCTGGAGAAGGGCACCCTGGGCTCTGCAGGAGACGAGAACAAGGACTCCCTGTCGTCCACCTCTACGGTGCCCAGCACCACGACCCCGGGCCTGACCTCCAAGGACAACAAGCCCCGCTCGCTGCGCTTCACGTGGAGCATGAAAACCACCTCCTCCATGGAGCCCAACGAGATGATGAAGGAGATCCGGAAGGTTCTGGACTCCAACAGCTGCGAGTTTGAGCTGCGGGAGCGCTAcatgctgctgtgtgtgtctgggaaTCCCGCCCGTGACGACTTTGTCGAGTGGGAGATGGAGGTGTGCAAGCTGCCCCGCCTCTCCCTTAACGGGGTTCGCTTTAAGCGCATTTCTGGCACATCCATCGCCTTCAAGAACATCGCCTCCAAGGTTGCCAATGAGCTCAAACTGTGA
- the mark2a gene encoding serine/threonine-protein kinase MARK2 isoform X3: protein MSTRTPLLTIEHSSNQSHSESKAGGHPNMPRCRNSVATTPDEQPHIGNYRLLKTIGKGNFAKVKLARHVLTGKEVAVKIIDKTQLNSSSLQKLFREVRIMKLLNHPNIVKLFEVIETEKTLYLIMEYASGGEVFDYLVAHGRMKEKEARAKFRQIVSAVQYCHQKCIVHRDLKAENLLLDADMNIKIADFGFSNEFTMGNKLDTFCGSPPYAAPELFQGKKYDGPEVDVWSLGVILYTLVSGSLPFDGQNLKELRERVLRGKYRIPFYMSTDCENLLKKFLILNPTKRGSLEQQIMKDRWMNVGHEEEELKPFIEPQPDYKDPKRTGQHPDRAGGWKRDIMLQMGYSAEEIQDSLVNQKYNEVMATYLLLDYRNSEMDECISLSMKPRPGSDLTNSNAQSPSHKVQRSTSSNQKPRRATDAGSSASKRSQGDNKHTAEDYGRKGSGTGSSTKVPPSPLATADRKRSTPTPSTNSILSTGTSRSRNSPVPERATLGVQNGMDSLTTPGSRASTASAAAVLSSSSRPRHHKSLSTSAHPTPPDIHAHRPSTAPLRVPVASPSAHNVSSSTATERSNFPRNVATRSTFSAGQQRATRDQHASTYNGPPASPSLSYGNSQARRAGGTGIFSKFTSKFVRRNLSFRFPRSPYEGEGRDEANRPMLTTAEKLEKGTLGSAGDENKDSLSSTSTVPSTTTPGLTSKDNKPRSLRFTWSMKTTSSMEPNEMMKEIRKVLDSNSCEFELRERYMLLCVSGNPARDDFVEWEMEVCKLPRLSLNGVRFKRISGTSIAFKNIASKVANELKL from the exons GTGGCTGTGAAAATCATAGACAAAACACAGCTCAACTCTTCCAGTCTCCAAAAG CTGTTTCGTGAAGTGAGGATCATGAAGCTGCTCAATCACCCAAATATCG TTAAGTTATTTGAAGTTATTGAGACAGAGAAGACGCTGTACTTGATCATGGAGTATGCCAGTGGAG GTGAGGTGTTTGATTACCTTGTTGCTCACGGGAGAATGAAAGAGAAAGAGGCCAGAGCCAAATTTAGACAG ATAGTGTCAGCGGTACAGTACTGCCACCAGAAGTGCATCGTACACAGAGACCTGAAG GCAGAGAACCTACTCCTAGATGCTGACATGAACATCAAGATCGCAGACTTTGGTTTCAGCAATGAGTTCACCATGGGGAACAAGCTGGACACGTTCTGTGGCTCTCCTCCCTACGCCGCCCCGGAGCTGTTCCAGGGGAAGAAATATGACGGCCCCGAGGTGGACGTCTGGAGCCTGGGGGTCATCCTCTACACACTGGTCAGCGGATCTCTGCCTTTCGACGGACAGAACCTAAAG GAGCTGCGCGAACGGGTTCTGCGGGGGAAGTATAGGATTCCCTTCTACATGTCCACAGACTGCGAGAACCTGCTCAAGAAGTTCCTCATTCTCAACCCAACCAAGAGGGGCAGCCTGGAG CAGCAGATCATGAAAGACCGCTGGATGAACGTAGGccatgaggaggaggagctgaAGCCCTTCATCGAGCCCCAGCCAGACTACAAGGACCCCAAGAGGACAGGTCAGCACCCCGACCGAGCGGGGGGGTGGAAGAGAG ATATCATGTTGCAGATGGGCTACTCTGCGGAGGAGATCCAGGACTCGCTCGTCAACCAAAAATACAATGAAGTCATGGCCACATATCTATTACTGGATTACAGGAACTCTGAG atGGACGAATGCATCAGCCTATCAATGAAACCCCGCCCAGGAAGTGACCTCACAAACAGCAATGCCCAATCCCCTTCTCACAAGGTACAGCGCAGTACCTCATCTAATCAGAAGCCCCGGAGAGCAACAGATGCAG GTTCTTCAGCTTCTAAGCGTTCCCAGGGCGACAACAAGCACACAGCAGAGGATTATGGGAGGAAAGGTTCTGGCACTGGCAGCTCCACTAAAGTCCCTCCCAGTCCCTTAGCTACAGCAGATCGTAAGAGGAGCACCCCGACCCCCTCCACC AACAGCATCCTGTCCACTGGTACGAGTCGCAGTCGAAACTCACCAGTCCCTGAGAGAGCCACACTTGGGGTTCAGAACGGAATGGACAG CCTAACCACCCCAGGGTCCCGCGCCTCCACAGCCTCGGCAGCCGcagttctctcttcctcctcccgccCCCGACACCACAAGTCCCTGTCCACCTCTGCCCATCCCACCCCCCCAGACATCCACGCACACCGGCCCAG CACTGCCCCTCTGAGAGTACCAGTGGCGTCTCCCTCTGCCCACAACGTCAGCAGTTCCACGGCGACTGAGCGATCCAACTTCCCCAGAAATGTGGCCACCAGAAGCACTTTCAGTGCCGGGCAGCAGAGGGCGACGCGGGACCAGCATGCCTCCACCTACAATGGTCCCCCagcatccccctccctctcctatgggaacagccaggccCGAAGAGCTGGGGGCACTGGTATCTTCAGCAAGTTCACCTCTAAATTTGTGCGCAG AAATCTCTCATTCAGATTCCCCAGAAG CCCGTATGAGGGAGAGGGTCGAGATGAGGCCAACAG ACCCATGTTGACCACTGCTGAGAAGCTGGAGAAGGGCACCCTGGGCTCTGCAGGAGACGAGAACAAGGACTCCCTGTCGTCCACCTCTACGGTGCCCAGCACCACGACCCCGGGCCTGACCTCCAAGGACAACAAGCCCCGCTCGCTGCGCTTCACGTGGAGCATGAAAACCACCTCCTCCATGGAGCCCAACGAGATGATGAAGGAGATCCGGAAGGTTCTGGACTCCAACAGCTGCGAGTTTGAGCTGCGGGAGCGCTAcatgctgctgtgtgtgtctgggaaTCCCGCCCGTGACGACTTTGTCGAGTGGGAGATGGAGGTGTGCAAGCTGCCCCGCCTCTCCCTTAACGGGGTTCGCTTTAAGCGCATTTCTGGCACATCCATCGCCTTCAAGAACATCGCCTCCAAGGTTGCCAATGAGCTCAAACTGTGA
- the mark2a gene encoding serine/threonine-protein kinase MARK2 isoform X10 yields MSTRTPLLTIEHSSNQSHSESKAGGHPNMPRCRNSVATTPDEQPHIGNYRLLKTIGKGNFAKVKLARHVLTGKEVAVKIIDKTQLNSSSLQKLFREVRIMKLLNHPNIVKLFEVIETEKTLYLIMEYASGGEVFDYLVAHGRMKEKEARAKFRQIVSAVQYCHQKCIVHRDLKAENLLLDADMNIKIADFGFSNEFTMGNKLDTFCGSPPYAAPELFQGKKYDGPEVDVWSLGVILYTLVSGSLPFDGQNLKELRERVLRGKYRIPFYMSTDCENLLKKFLILNPTKRGSLEQQIMKDRWMNVGHEEEELKPFIEPQPDYKDPKRTGQHPDRAGGWKRDIMLQMGYSAEEIQDSLVNQKYNEVMATYLLLDYRNSEMDECISLSMKPRPGSDLTNSNAQSPSHKVQRSTSSNQKPRRATDAGSSASKRSQGDNKHTAEDYGRKGSGTGSSTKVPPSPLATADRKRSTPTPSTNSILSTGTSRSRNSPVPERATLGVQNGMDSLTTPGSRASTASAAAVLSSSSRPRHHKSLSTSAHPTPPDIHAHRPSTAPLRVPVASPSAHNVSSSTATERSNFPRNVATRSTFSAGQQRATRDQHASTYNGPPASPSLSYGNSQARRAGGTGIFSKFTSKFVRRPMLTTAEKLEKGTLGSAGDENKDSLSSTSTVPSTTTPGLTSKDNKPRSLRFTWSMKTTSSMEPNEMMKEIRKVLDSNSCEFELRERYMLLCVSGNPARDDFVEWEMEVCKLPRLSLNGVRFKRISGTSIAFKNIASKVANELKL; encoded by the exons GTGGCTGTGAAAATCATAGACAAAACACAGCTCAACTCTTCCAGTCTCCAAAAG CTGTTTCGTGAAGTGAGGATCATGAAGCTGCTCAATCACCCAAATATCG TTAAGTTATTTGAAGTTATTGAGACAGAGAAGACGCTGTACTTGATCATGGAGTATGCCAGTGGAG GTGAGGTGTTTGATTACCTTGTTGCTCACGGGAGAATGAAAGAGAAAGAGGCCAGAGCCAAATTTAGACAG ATAGTGTCAGCGGTACAGTACTGCCACCAGAAGTGCATCGTACACAGAGACCTGAAG GCAGAGAACCTACTCCTAGATGCTGACATGAACATCAAGATCGCAGACTTTGGTTTCAGCAATGAGTTCACCATGGGGAACAAGCTGGACACGTTCTGTGGCTCTCCTCCCTACGCCGCCCCGGAGCTGTTCCAGGGGAAGAAATATGACGGCCCCGAGGTGGACGTCTGGAGCCTGGGGGTCATCCTCTACACACTGGTCAGCGGATCTCTGCCTTTCGACGGACAGAACCTAAAG GAGCTGCGCGAACGGGTTCTGCGGGGGAAGTATAGGATTCCCTTCTACATGTCCACAGACTGCGAGAACCTGCTCAAGAAGTTCCTCATTCTCAACCCAACCAAGAGGGGCAGCCTGGAG CAGCAGATCATGAAAGACCGCTGGATGAACGTAGGccatgaggaggaggagctgaAGCCCTTCATCGAGCCCCAGCCAGACTACAAGGACCCCAAGAGGACAGGTCAGCACCCCGACCGAGCGGGGGGGTGGAAGAGAG ATATCATGTTGCAGATGGGCTACTCTGCGGAGGAGATCCAGGACTCGCTCGTCAACCAAAAATACAATGAAGTCATGGCCACATATCTATTACTGGATTACAGGAACTCTGAG atGGACGAATGCATCAGCCTATCAATGAAACCCCGCCCAGGAAGTGACCTCACAAACAGCAATGCCCAATCCCCTTCTCACAAGGTACAGCGCAGTACCTCATCTAATCAGAAGCCCCGGAGAGCAACAGATGCAG GTTCTTCAGCTTCTAAGCGTTCCCAGGGCGACAACAAGCACACAGCAGAGGATTATGGGAGGAAAGGTTCTGGCACTGGCAGCTCCACTAAAGTCCCTCCCAGTCCCTTAGCTACAGCAGATCGTAAGAGGAGCACCCCGACCCCCTCCACC AACAGCATCCTGTCCACTGGTACGAGTCGCAGTCGAAACTCACCAGTCCCTGAGAGAGCCACACTTGGGGTTCAGAACGGAATGGACAG CCTAACCACCCCAGGGTCCCGCGCCTCCACAGCCTCGGCAGCCGcagttctctcttcctcctcccgccCCCGACACCACAAGTCCCTGTCCACCTCTGCCCATCCCACCCCCCCAGACATCCACGCACACCGGCCCAG CACTGCCCCTCTGAGAGTACCAGTGGCGTCTCCCTCTGCCCACAACGTCAGCAGTTCCACGGCGACTGAGCGATCCAACTTCCCCAGAAATGTGGCCACCAGAAGCACTTTCAGTGCCGGGCAGCAGAGGGCGACGCGGGACCAGCATGCCTCCACCTACAATGGTCCCCCagcatccccctccctctcctatgggaacagccaggccCGAAGAGCTGGGGGCACTGGTATCTTCAGCAAGTTCACCTCTAAATTTGTGCGCAG ACCCATGTTGACCACTGCTGAGAAGCTGGAGAAGGGCACCCTGGGCTCTGCAGGAGACGAGAACAAGGACTCCCTGTCGTCCACCTCTACGGTGCCCAGCACCACGACCCCGGGCCTGACCTCCAAGGACAACAAGCCCCGCTCGCTGCGCTTCACGTGGAGCATGAAAACCACCTCCTCCATGGAGCCCAACGAGATGATGAAGGAGATCCGGAAGGTTCTGGACTCCAACAGCTGCGAGTTTGAGCTGCGGGAGCGCTAcatgctgctgtgtgtgtctgggaaTCCCGCCCGTGACGACTTTGTCGAGTGGGAGATGGAGGTGTGCAAGCTGCCCCGCCTCTCCCTTAACGGGGTTCGCTTTAAGCGCATTTCTGGCACATCCATCGCCTTCAAGAACATCGCCTCCAAGGTTGCCAATGAGCTCAAACTGTGA
- the mark2a gene encoding serine/threonine-protein kinase MARK2 isoform X1 produces the protein MSTRTPLLTIEHSSNQSHSESKAGGHPNMPRCRNSVATTPDEQPHIGNYRLLKTIGKGNFAKVKLARHVLTGKEVAVKIIDKTQLNSSSLQKLFREVRIMKLLNHPNIVKLFEVIETEKTLYLIMEYASGGEVFDYLVAHGRMKEKEARAKFRQIVSAVQYCHQKCIVHRDLKAENLLLDADMNIKIADFGFSNEFTMGNKLDTFCGSPPYAAPELFQGKKYDGPEVDVWSLGVILYTLVSGSLPFDGQNLKELRERVLRGKYRIPFYMSTDCENLLKKFLILNPTKRGSLEQQIMKDRWMNVGHEEEELKPFIEPQPDYKDPKRTGQHPDRAGGWKRDIMLQMGYSAEEIQDSLVNQKYNEVMATYLLLDYRNSEMDECISLSMKPRPGSDLTNSNAQSPSHKVQRSTSSNQKPRRATDAGSSASKRSQGDNKHTAEDYGRKGSGTGSSTKVPPSPLATADRKRSTPTPSTNSILSTGTSRSRNSPVPERATLGVQNGMDSLTTPGSRASTASAAAVLSSSSRPRHHKSLSTSAHPTPPDIHAHRPSTAPLRVPVASPSAHNVSSSTATERSNFPRNVATRSTFSAGQQRATRDQHASTYNGPPASPSLSYGNSQARRAGGTGIFSKFTSKFVRRNLSFRFPRRSPYEGEGRDEANRPMLTTAEKLEKGTLGSAGDENKDSLSSTSTVPSTTTPGLTSKDNKPRSLRFTWSMKTTSSMEPNEMMKEIRKVLDSNSCEFELRERYMLLCVSGNPARDDFVEWEMEVCKLPRLSLNGVRFKRISGTSIAFKNIASKVANELKL, from the exons GTGGCTGTGAAAATCATAGACAAAACACAGCTCAACTCTTCCAGTCTCCAAAAG CTGTTTCGTGAAGTGAGGATCATGAAGCTGCTCAATCACCCAAATATCG TTAAGTTATTTGAAGTTATTGAGACAGAGAAGACGCTGTACTTGATCATGGAGTATGCCAGTGGAG GTGAGGTGTTTGATTACCTTGTTGCTCACGGGAGAATGAAAGAGAAAGAGGCCAGAGCCAAATTTAGACAG ATAGTGTCAGCGGTACAGTACTGCCACCAGAAGTGCATCGTACACAGAGACCTGAAG GCAGAGAACCTACTCCTAGATGCTGACATGAACATCAAGATCGCAGACTTTGGTTTCAGCAATGAGTTCACCATGGGGAACAAGCTGGACACGTTCTGTGGCTCTCCTCCCTACGCCGCCCCGGAGCTGTTCCAGGGGAAGAAATATGACGGCCCCGAGGTGGACGTCTGGAGCCTGGGGGTCATCCTCTACACACTGGTCAGCGGATCTCTGCCTTTCGACGGACAGAACCTAAAG GAGCTGCGCGAACGGGTTCTGCGGGGGAAGTATAGGATTCCCTTCTACATGTCCACAGACTGCGAGAACCTGCTCAAGAAGTTCCTCATTCTCAACCCAACCAAGAGGGGCAGCCTGGAG CAGCAGATCATGAAAGACCGCTGGATGAACGTAGGccatgaggaggaggagctgaAGCCCTTCATCGAGCCCCAGCCAGACTACAAGGACCCCAAGAGGACAGGTCAGCACCCCGACCGAGCGGGGGGGTGGAAGAGAG ATATCATGTTGCAGATGGGCTACTCTGCGGAGGAGATCCAGGACTCGCTCGTCAACCAAAAATACAATGAAGTCATGGCCACATATCTATTACTGGATTACAGGAACTCTGAG atGGACGAATGCATCAGCCTATCAATGAAACCCCGCCCAGGAAGTGACCTCACAAACAGCAATGCCCAATCCCCTTCTCACAAGGTACAGCGCAGTACCTCATCTAATCAGAAGCCCCGGAGAGCAACAGATGCAG GTTCTTCAGCTTCTAAGCGTTCCCAGGGCGACAACAAGCACACAGCAGAGGATTATGGGAGGAAAGGTTCTGGCACTGGCAGCTCCACTAAAGTCCCTCCCAGTCCCTTAGCTACAGCAGATCGTAAGAGGAGCACCCCGACCCCCTCCACC AACAGCATCCTGTCCACTGGTACGAGTCGCAGTCGAAACTCACCAGTCCCTGAGAGAGCCACACTTGGGGTTCAGAACGGAATGGACAG CCTAACCACCCCAGGGTCCCGCGCCTCCACAGCCTCGGCAGCCGcagttctctcttcctcctcccgccCCCGACACCACAAGTCCCTGTCCACCTCTGCCCATCCCACCCCCCCAGACATCCACGCACACCGGCCCAG CACTGCCCCTCTGAGAGTACCAGTGGCGTCTCCCTCTGCCCACAACGTCAGCAGTTCCACGGCGACTGAGCGATCCAACTTCCCCAGAAATGTGGCCACCAGAAGCACTTTCAGTGCCGGGCAGCAGAGGGCGACGCGGGACCAGCATGCCTCCACCTACAATGGTCCCCCagcatccccctccctctcctatgggaacagccaggccCGAAGAGCTGGGGGCACTGGTATCTTCAGCAAGTTCACCTCTAAATTTGTGCGCAG AAATCTCTCATTCAGATTCCCCAGAAG GAGCCCGTATGAGGGAGAGGGTCGAGATGAGGCCAACAG ACCCATGTTGACCACTGCTGAGAAGCTGGAGAAGGGCACCCTGGGCTCTGCAGGAGACGAGAACAAGGACTCCCTGTCGTCCACCTCTACGGTGCCCAGCACCACGACCCCGGGCCTGACCTCCAAGGACAACAAGCCCCGCTCGCTGCGCTTCACGTGGAGCATGAAAACCACCTCCTCCATGGAGCCCAACGAGATGATGAAGGAGATCCGGAAGGTTCTGGACTCCAACAGCTGCGAGTTTGAGCTGCGGGAGCGCTAcatgctgctgtgtgtgtctgggaaTCCCGCCCGTGACGACTTTGTCGAGTGGGAGATGGAGGTGTGCAAGCTGCCCCGCCTCTCCCTTAACGGGGTTCGCTTTAAGCGCATTTCTGGCACATCCATCGCCTTCAAGAACATCGCCTCCAAGGTTGCCAATGAGCTCAAACTGTGA
- the mark2a gene encoding serine/threonine-protein kinase MARK2 isoform X13, with the protein MSTRTPLLTIEHSSNQSHSESKAGGHPNMPRCRNSVATTPDEQPHIGNYRLLKTIGKGNFAKVKLARHVLTGKEVAVKIIDKTQLNSSSLQKLFREVRIMKLLNHPNIVKLFEVIETEKTLYLIMEYASGGEVFDYLVAHGRMKEKEARAKFRQIVSAVQYCHQKCIVHRDLKAENLLLDADMNIKIADFGFSNEFTMGNKLDTFCGSPPYAAPELFQGKKYDGPEVDVWSLGVILYTLVSGSLPFDGQNLKELRERVLRGKYRIPFYMSTDCENLLKKFLILNPTKRGSLEQIMKDRWMNVGHEEEELKPFIEPQPDYKDPKRTDIMLQMGYSAEEIQDSLVNQKYNEVMATYLLLDYRNSEMDECISLSMKPRPGSDLTNSNAQSPSHKVQRSTSSNQKPRRATDAGSSASKRSQGDNKHTAEDYGRKGSGTGSSTKVPPSPLATADRKRSTPTPSTNSILSTGTSRSRNSPVPERATLGVQNGMDSTAPLRVPVASPSAHNVSSSTATERSNFPRNVATRSTFSAGQQRATRDQHASTYNGPPASPSLSYGNSQARRAGGTGIFSKFTSKFVRRNLSFRFPRRSPYEGEGRDEANRPMLTTAEKLEKGTLGSAGDENKDSLSSTSTVPSTTTPGLTSKDNKPRSLRFTWSMKTTSSMEPNEMMKEIRKVLDSNSCEFELRERYMLLCVSGNPARDDFVEWEMEVCKLPRLSLNGVRFKRISGTSIAFKNIASKVANELKL; encoded by the exons GTGGCTGTGAAAATCATAGACAAAACACAGCTCAACTCTTCCAGTCTCCAAAAG CTGTTTCGTGAAGTGAGGATCATGAAGCTGCTCAATCACCCAAATATCG TTAAGTTATTTGAAGTTATTGAGACAGAGAAGACGCTGTACTTGATCATGGAGTATGCCAGTGGAG GTGAGGTGTTTGATTACCTTGTTGCTCACGGGAGAATGAAAGAGAAAGAGGCCAGAGCCAAATTTAGACAG ATAGTGTCAGCGGTACAGTACTGCCACCAGAAGTGCATCGTACACAGAGACCTGAAG GCAGAGAACCTACTCCTAGATGCTGACATGAACATCAAGATCGCAGACTTTGGTTTCAGCAATGAGTTCACCATGGGGAACAAGCTGGACACGTTCTGTGGCTCTCCTCCCTACGCCGCCCCGGAGCTGTTCCAGGGGAAGAAATATGACGGCCCCGAGGTGGACGTCTGGAGCCTGGGGGTCATCCTCTACACACTGGTCAGCGGATCTCTGCCTTTCGACGGACAGAACCTAAAG GAGCTGCGCGAACGGGTTCTGCGGGGGAAGTATAGGATTCCCTTCTACATGTCCACAGACTGCGAGAACCTGCTCAAGAAGTTCCTCATTCTCAACCCAACCAAGAGGGGCAGCCTGGAG CAGATCATGAAAGACCGCTGGATGAACGTAGGccatgaggaggaggagctgaAGCCCTTCATCGAGCCCCAGCCAGACTACAAGGACCCCAAGAGGACAG ATATCATGTTGCAGATGGGCTACTCTGCGGAGGAGATCCAGGACTCGCTCGTCAACCAAAAATACAATGAAGTCATGGCCACATATCTATTACTGGATTACAGGAACTCTGAG atGGACGAATGCATCAGCCTATCAATGAAACCCCGCCCAGGAAGTGACCTCACAAACAGCAATGCCCAATCCCCTTCTCACAAGGTACAGCGCAGTACCTCATCTAATCAGAAGCCCCGGAGAGCAACAGATGCAG GTTCTTCAGCTTCTAAGCGTTCCCAGGGCGACAACAAGCACACAGCAGAGGATTATGGGAGGAAAGGTTCTGGCACTGGCAGCTCCACTAAAGTCCCTCCCAGTCCCTTAGCTACAGCAGATCGTAAGAGGAGCACCCCGACCCCCTCCACC AACAGCATCCTGTCCACTGGTACGAGTCGCAGTCGAAACTCACCAGTCCCTGAGAGAGCCACACTTGGGGTTCAGAACGGAATGGACAG CACTGCCCCTCTGAGAGTACCAGTGGCGTCTCCCTCTGCCCACAACGTCAGCAGTTCCACGGCGACTGAGCGATCCAACTTCCCCAGAAATGTGGCCACCAGAAGCACTTTCAGTGCCGGGCAGCAGAGGGCGACGCGGGACCAGCATGCCTCCACCTACAATGGTCCCCCagcatccccctccctctcctatgggaacagccaggccCGAAGAGCTGGGGGCACTGGTATCTTCAGCAAGTTCACCTCTAAATTTGTGCGCAG AAATCTCTCATTCAGATTCCCCAGAAG GAGCCCGTATGAGGGAGAGGGTCGAGATGAGGCCAACAG ACCCATGTTGACCACTGCTGAGAAGCTGGAGAAGGGCACCCTGGGCTCTGCAGGAGACGAGAACAAGGACTCCCTGTCGTCCACCTCTACGGTGCCCAGCACCACGACCCCGGGCCTGACCTCCAAGGACAACAAGCCCCGCTCGCTGCGCTTCACGTGGAGCATGAAAACCACCTCCTCCATGGAGCCCAACGAGATGATGAAGGAGATCCGGAAGGTTCTGGACTCCAACAGCTGCGAGTTTGAGCTGCGGGAGCGCTAcatgctgctgtgtgtgtctgggaaTCCCGCCCGTGACGACTTTGTCGAGTGGGAGATGGAGGTGTGCAAGCTGCCCCGCCTCTCCCTTAACGGGGTTCGCTTTAAGCGCATTTCTGGCACATCCATCGCCTTCAAGAACATCGCCTCCAAGGTTGCCAATGAGCTCAAACTGTGA